Part of the Sulfurimonas denitrificans DSM 1251 genome is shown below.
TACCATAAATTTTATCAACTTCATACCAAGCAGCAAACTCATCACCTTGAAGTGGATAAGTTTTTAGAAGTGGATGTCCTTGCCAATCATAAGGCATAAGGATTCTCTTCATAAAAGGGTGTCCGTTTGCTTCAATGCCAAACATATCAAACATCTCTCTCTCAGACCAATCAGCAGAGCGGAAAAGTTTCTCTACAGAGTTTATAGCCTCGCCTTTTTTGATAAACATTTTTATACGCAGACGTTTACGTTTGTTCATACTAAGCATCTGATAAAAAACTTCAAATTCACCTTTGGCAGCCAACCAATCAATCGCACTCATCTCTGAGAGTTGAGTATATTCACACTCATCTCTTAAGAGTTCTAGTACTTTATAATTATCAGCTGGATTGATATAAACCACCATTTGCCCAACTTGAATATACGCATCAAGAACATTAAATTTTGATTTGATTACTTCTAAATCTTTAGCAAAATTCTCATCACTCTCCACAGGAGATTTTGGAACTTGAGGAGAGACGTAAAATCTGTCTGTATAGTAGGCTTTTGCTTGTACGTTGTCTTTTGGTTTATAAGCTCTCATTACATTAACCTCTTAGCCACTTGCGCACGAGACGCTTTGTTTGCACGAATTTTTTTCTGTAACAGCATTACGCCATACTGAAGTGTCTCAGGACGTGGAGCACATCCTGGCAGATACAAATCAACTGGAATAATTCTGTCAACCCCTTGAACGGTTGCGTAAGTATTAAACATACCGCCAGTATTTGCGCATGAACCCATAGAGATAACCCATTTTGGCTCAGTCATCTGGTCATATAATCTTTTTATAAATTCAGCATGTTTTTTAGTCAAAGTTCCAGCAACAATCATCACATCAGATTGTCTTGGAGATGCTCTAAAGATAGTTCCGAATCTATCGAAGTCATATCTTGAAGCTCCACTTGCCATCATCTCAATACCGCAACATGCAAGACCATAAGTCATTGCCCAAAGTGAGTTTGAACGCCCCCAGTTTACAATTTTATCTATACTTGTAAGTGCAACAGGTAAGCCGCCGTTTTGTGTATAATTTATTTTATGTTGTGCCATTCTAGCGCTCCTTTTTTCCATGCATATACAAAACCGATAGTTAAAAGAAGTATAAACATTAACATCTCAGCAAAACCAAACCAACCAAGCAACTTAAAATCAACAGCCCATGGGAACATGAAGATAATCTCTACATCAAAAAGTAAAAATAGAAGTGCAAATAGATAAAATTGTGGAGAGATTCTATTTGGTTGTTTTGTGACCTCTGGTCCACACTCATAAACTGACAATTTAATTTTTTCATTACTCTTAGCCGCTAATGCACGACTCGCTAAACGAGCGATAATCGTTGTCATCGTAAATGCACCAAATGTCAAAAGAAAAAGTACAAATACCCCAAAATACGGATTTGAAGTGACTACATGCTCCATATAACCTACCTTTGCTATTATAATTGTTTTAAAACGTATAAAAACATAAGCCGTTTAACTCAAATATTTATACATATTTTTAGAAAAAACAGTTACGTGGATTGTAGCAAAAAGAGTATTAAATGCAAGCTTATGATGCAATTTGAAATAATTAATGTTACAAATCACTACATGTAATTTTAGCTATTTAGATTATGTGAGTATAAAAGAAACACCCTTTTGGAAAAAAATTTGTGTTTGATTTGTAGAGATAAAAAAGCTACAATTATTTCAAAAATAAAAAGGCTATTTATGAATCTAATAAAACTTTTTCTTATAACTCTGCTTGCAACTTTTAGCTATGGATACGAGCTAAAAATAAACAAAACATTTGATGAGACTCTTGAGCCAGACAAAATGGAGCTAACTTTCTCTTTGAGTGCAAAAAAAGAGAGTGCAACAGAGACAAAAGAGCTTTTGCATAAAGCGATAGAGAGTATAAAAAAAGAGTCTATCTGCAAAGGTGCAGCTTATAGCATAAATCCTGAGTACAACTACAATTCTAAAAAAAGGGAGCTTTTGGGCTTTATAGGAACTGCTAATTTTGAGTGTACTTTTAAACAAGTAGAAGAGATAGATGCACTTTTAACTTATTTTGACACTCTCAAAGAGCTAGAGCTAAGACAAGCGCCACTTAGATGGGTAGTTGATAAAGAGAACATAAAAATAGCAAAAACGAGCTTGGAGTTTAGAGCGATAAAGTATGCAAAAGAGTACGCACAAACTCTATTAGAAGAAAAAATTGCTACATGTAGTGTAAAAAATATAGAGCTTTTAATGGATGGTTTTGTTCGTTACGAAGCACAAAATATGATGGTAGCAAGAAGTGCAATGCCAACTCCCACAAAAGAGCCAACAACTATAACCATCAACGCAAACTATCTCTATGATTGCAATTAGTTGTACAGAAACCTTAGTAAAGCCTCTTATCCTCTTTTTTTTGCCACATTTCAAAGAGCTCTAAACACTCAGCTCTTTGTATATTTTTTAACTCTAAAAAATCTTTCTCATAAAACTCTTTATCTCTAAAGCCTATATCATCAGCATCTTGGCTGGTTGCGCCAAAGTAAACACTCTTAATATTTGCCCATCTAATCGCTCCCATACACATCGGGCATGGCATACATGTAGTATATATTTCACATTCACTCAAATCATAAGTAAGCAGTTTTTTTGAGGCTTTTCTTATCGCCTCAATCTCAGCATGAGCAGTAGCATCGTTTAATTTTAAGACTCTGTTGTGCGCTTTTGCTATAACTTTGCCATCTTTTACTATTACTGCACCAAAGGGTCCGCCATCACCTCTCTCAACTCCGAAAGTAGCTTCTTTTATAGCTTTTTTCATAAAAATGGAGTGTTTCATAACGACTTTACTTTTGCAATAAAATATTTTTTATGAGTTCCACATATCCGCTATTTGTACCAATATGCTCTAAAACTGTTATCTTGATATCATATTTTTTACTAAATGTCTCACAGAGATGTGGGACATCTTCTCTTACATGTTTTCCTGGAGCTAGAAAAAGAGGCAAAACTTTTATAAAAGTCACGCCATCTTCTTTGAGATTTTTTACTGCACTCTCAAAATCTGGCTGAGCCAGCTCTAAAAAAGCAAGTTGAGCGTTTTGTAAACTTTTACTTAGCTCCTCTAAAACTTTACTACTTGCATCATTTGACTCTTTAACCTTGCTTCCATGTGAGAGAAGTATATATCCTTGCATTTTTGTAATCCTATTTATTTAAAAAACCCATCATTTTTTCACTATCAAAACTTGCGTCTTTTTCTCTTTTTATCTCTTGAATAAAATCTTCTAGTAAAAAGAGCGCCTTTTCTCTAACTGCTACTTTATAAGC
Proteins encoded:
- a CDS encoding NADH-quinone oxidoreductase subunit C is translated as MRAYKPKDNVQAKAYYTDRFYVSPQVPKSPVESDENFAKDLEVIKSKFNVLDAYIQVGQMVVYINPADNYKVLELLRDECEYTQLSEMSAIDWLAAKGEFEVFYQMLSMNKRKRLRIKMFIKKGEAINSVEKLFRSADWSEREMFDMFGIEANGHPFMKRILMPYDWQGHPLLKTYPLQGDEFAAWYEVDKIYGKEARDVIGPELRDTAKVDRYDSQRFARLGYEVPKGTKITGNEPKNEENYQEEGGVFMIKKFDKKDSVVVDDPQR
- a CDS encoding NuoB/complex I 20 kDa subunit family protein, producing MAQHKINYTQNGGLPVALTSIDKIVNWGRSNSLWAMTYGLACCGIEMMASGASRYDFDRFGTIFRASPRQSDVMIVAGTLTKKHAEFIKRLYDQMTEPKWVISMGSCANTGGMFNTYATVQGVDRIIPVDLYLPGCAPRPETLQYGVMLLQKKIRANKASRAQVAKRLM
- a CDS encoding NAD(P)H-quinone oxidoreductase subunit 3 is translated as MEHVVTSNPYFGVFVLFLLTFGAFTMTTIIARLASRALAAKSNEKIKLSVYECGPEVTKQPNRISPQFYLFALLFLLFDVEIIFMFPWAVDFKLLGWFGFAEMLMFILLLTIGFVYAWKKGALEWHNIK
- a CDS encoding SIMPL domain-containing protein; this encodes MNLIKLFLITLLATFSYGYELKINKTFDETLEPDKMELTFSLSAKKESATETKELLHKAIESIKKESICKGAAYSINPEYNYNSKKRELLGFIGTANFECTFKQVEEIDALLTYFDTLKELELRQAPLRWVVDKENIKIAKTSLEFRAIKYAKEYAQTLLEEKIATCSVKNIELLMDGFVRYEAQNMMVARSAMPTPTKEPTTITINANYLYDCN
- a CDS encoding nucleoside deaminase yields the protein MKHSIFMKKAIKEATFGVERGDGGPFGAVIVKDGKVIAKAHNRVLKLNDATAHAEIEAIRKASKKLLTYDLSECEIYTTCMPCPMCMGAIRWANIKSVYFGATSQDADDIGFRDKEFYEKDFLELKNIQRAECLELFEMWQKKEDKRLY
- a CDS encoding sirohydrochlorin chelatase; this translates as MQGYILLSHGSKVKESNDASSKVLEELSKSLQNAQLAFLELAQPDFESAVKNLKEDGVTFIKVLPLFLAPGKHVREDVPHLCETFSKKYDIKITVLEHIGTNSGYVELIKNILLQK